CTTGGTGGGAAAACCAAGCAATTACATGTTTCAGGGCTAGATGATCTGAAATATTGATACTGCTAGCTAAGTATTAATATTTGACATTATCTGCAAAAAGGGTCCAGGTGATAAGGAACCACAAGCTAAGATGTGCTACAAAATTCTGTGCTGCACTACTTATGAAATTCTGCTACAGTGATTCTAGAAATCCTGTTCTAGTCTAATAATGAAGTTCTGTGCTCTGCTGATCATCAAATTCTGCTAAAATAATATGATTTAATAAATTTAGTGCTGTCATCTTTCTGCCAAGAATCCCCAAAAGACCCTGTTTGTCCCTGCAGTGCTATGTGACAGCCACGTGACAGGCAAACACATTTCTGCTATGAAGTAATAGAATTTGATTCTCCTGCTCCAAACTCCACAAAGAACTTGTAACACAGATAAGACTAGTGAGATTGCTTTTGGGTACCAGGCTGAAATGTACATTTAAGGGGTTGTGGTCTTGAAAAATTAAATCCAAAACCACGGAACCGAGGAAACTCGATGAAGATCAAACAATTTAGTAATCTTTCCACTTCCTTTGAGAATTCAATTATTGAAAACAAACATCACTGACCTGAGGCAAGGACTTGTCCCCACATGCATGCATTTTCAGTTTCATTAATGCCACTTTTGCTGCTGTCTCACTGTTTTTTGCTCCTTTACGTTTTTTGCTTTTCACTTCGTCACTCTTCTTAGAATCTGCTAACAACATTATACTGTTAGTGTCATCATTCCGACAGTTTCCTGAGCATATTATATGACATAGACCCACTTAGTCTGTTGGGTCTCATTGTATTGCCAAGGATCCCATCCCTTTTTGTGTCTGTTCATGTTTTCCCAAAGTCATGTGTCAGCATTTTTAGTTCTAGCAGAATTCCTTTCCACTGAAAGGTAGATGAACACTATCACCATGTTAACACAAGCTGCAAAAGCCAAATATATACAAATTCTGGATCTTCTACATCTGTGGCTACCACAGCATTCATATGGCAACATTTCAGGTCCCCCTTTCTACACATAACCCCACTGTCCAGCTGGGCAGTGATGTTTATTGTCTTGCCCATCCTAGAGCTTGTTTAACACCTGCAAAACATTACATGGTAGAATCAGACTTTTCTGGGCATCTTGATTATGTAGGTGTGATCCCAGCAGATTGACATGCTCATCCAACACAATTGTATTGTTTGCACATGGATTAATACATAAGTAATAATGGCTAGGTACAATTCATTATAGTATAGTACTTGTAGAATGGCAACAAGACAATAATTCTGAAAGAAACCTGTGCCTTATTTATTCTTTAGATGCTCCTGGTACTGTTGTTTTGGCTCAGTTTAGATGAACAGTATTAAATGTTGACATGTAAGTTTAGGGCTATTTAACCAAGGAACTCCCATCCTTTCTTCTTATTTGGTCAAACCTGACCCCTCAAAGGAGGTCAGAAACTCAAATAGTATCCtgaaaaaaatataagaaaaagaaTATATATGCCTCTGTACTTGCCTATAATATGTTGAACAAGCTGCTGGGTGGCAGCCATTCGAGGTTTTGGTGTGTCCAGCTTCTCACATTCATGGTCTGATTGATGACGATGTCTGTAAACAACAAAGTAAAACTTCTATTGTGTTTTCCATACATTATTAAATGAATATTGATGTTTAAACACTCTGTTCTGCTCACCTGagacaaaaatgtttttcacagTAAGGACATAACACTGGCAAAAGCTCCTTTCCATTGCAGTCCTTGTATGAGCATGGGTAAGATCTGTGCTGATCAGGTTTCAGAGAATTGTTTCTTATATTCACCTACGAGTAAGTACAAAGTATTTTGTGTAAATAAACAGATACTACAGATATAAGTTACCAACCCAGATCTCAAAGATCTGTGCTAGCTCTCCATTCTATGGGCAGCCCTGGTCCAGCTATTCTCTCCTACTTTTGCCCTGGTTATCTTTAGCTCAGAGGTTGAAAAAGAACCGTCATCCTACTCAAAGTCAATTTACTTctgaggggaagaaaaagagtAGATCCATTTTTTTAAGCCTTTCACATTCTCAGTTAAATAATTCATACTTATATACCATATGCATTCATCTAGTCTGAAAACACACAGCTAAGTCGCATGGAATTTTAATTTAAGGCTGTCATATATTATTAGATTACCTCAGAACACCCATGAGCATCCCGGCTCCTGTGCTGAAGGCTTtgtggaaaaagaagaaaatatcacACTGTTACCAAcgttccaggaaaaaaaaacttgcaTGTGAAAACATTTAAGTGTTTAAAGCATAATCTGACAAGTTTCATAATGGAAAAACTTCAGTTAGGTAATGAATCTTCTCCAAAATTTGTTCTATCCTATGCATTTAACTTCTTGAATGGATAGATCATATTCTTTCATTACATTCTTTCAGAATGTAAAACATTTTGGAACTTATGCTTCAAGATAAACCATTTCAAGAGAATGAAGACATTAGCATGCTTAAGAGTTCAGTTCAAAGCAACAAGAACTTGTCTGTTTTAATGGATTTTCAAATTTCTTCCATAATGGCAGAAATCCCTTGAAGGCTTCTGATTTGTTAGAAGTGAAATCTGCCCCAAATCTCTGAGTTTCTCTCAGCTTCCCTCTGCTAATCTGAAGTGTAAATGAAAGTGCAGGCCCTGATTTCAACCTTTCAAGAAACCTTACaattttttcaagaagaaaacatAATCACCCGCCTCCTTTTGTGACAAGGCTGCACATTTAGTTGACACTGGGAAGCCAGCAGATGTGGTGATTTGTATTTTAGCAAAGCTTTTGACACTGCCTCTCAGAGTGTTCTTCTGGACAAAAATGTCCAGCACACAGCTAGACAAGTATGTATGGGTGAGCAAATGGCTGATGGTTTGGCCTCAGAGACTCACAGTTAATGCAATTGCTTCAGTCTGGTGGACAGTGGAGTTCCCAGGGCTCAATTTTAGTGCCAGTGCTCTTTAGTATTTGTATAAATTATCTGGATACATGTTATGGGTGCCAATCATTCTAAACCAGGAAAAGCTGTCAATTCCCTTAAGGGTGGAGAAGTCACACAGAGAGATTCTTGATAGACTAGTGAGCTGGGCATTCCCCAACTGTATAAAATTTAATGAGAGCAAGTACAGGATTCTTCACCTGGGATGAGGAAATCCTGGCGACCAAGCGTACAACATGAGGAAATGGAAAGAAGCTGTGTCATGGGAAGTTCAGGTTGAacattaggaaaaggttcttagagagggtggttgggcactggaatgggctcCCTAAGGAAGTGGTCATGATACCAAGCCTGCTGGAGTTCAAGGATTGTCTGTATGCTTTAGTTTTAGTCCTGTGAGGAGTAGGGAGTGGGATTTGTTGACTCTTGTGGGACCCTTTCAACTTGCGGtgctctgtgattctatgaactTACCAAAAGATGCCTGAACAGCCATCACAtacaaagggaagaaaatctgAAACAAAGAGATTTGCTTTCAGTTAAGACAACatggttgttgttttgttgaTAGTTTCTAGCTTAATTTCACATGATTAACTTTTACTTACCAACATCACAGGGTAGGTATATTTATACGAATACTTAGCAACTGCATCTACACTTTAGCTAGAAGTCGCTTTTGTTAACTCCCCTAATTAATATTACAGAAAAACATATGAGCAggtaaattatatttatatacattccAGAAGTTGGAATTAGGctttaaattcaattttttttcaatatcaaGCTATGACACT
This genomic window from Zonotrichia albicollis isolate bZonAlb1 chromosome 1, bZonAlb1.hap1, whole genome shotgun sequence contains:
- the ZFAND1 gene encoding AN1-type zinc finger protein 1, with protein sequence MAELELGQHCGVPECRQLDFLPFVCDGCSGIFCLQHRSRDAHGCSEVNIRNNSLKPDQHRSYPCSYKDCNGKELLPVLCPYCEKHFCLRHRHQSDHECEKLDTPKPRMAATQQLVQHIIDSKKSDEVKSKKRKGAKNSETAAKVALMKLKMHACGDKSLPQTERIYFQVFLPKGNKEKSKPMFFCSKWSIGKVVDFAASLASLKNDNNKSTSQKLRLCHTASGEALPFEHTLETWLSDKDYPLYNGGNIILEYLDNDVLFIEDTESYFS